A stretch of Besnoitia besnoiti strain Bb-Ger1 chromosome III, whole genome shotgun sequence DNA encodes these proteins:
- a CDS encoding hypothetical protein (encoded by transcript BESB_045660), which produces MILALHEGAGRRAASEASDEAFEGGGRVQRELQALGRRSDAATAAEAPAGVAPVADAAAAAAPSSSSAVVSAEPHARHREDDRGKVPLSQAPSKSGKKAGGGTWFNFLFGKLRGVHYRHRNAIQLAQSFGTPNQPGKPGPVIGVVVCKGPRNELQGLVVATPRVVERYLLDGRLQQRVALPEPLTCFVGGRIGGVGRVLLCGTQGGRVFILKAETFEQLLELDCRPAYAAAGIPIGEEAADASRGGLTFCRDLRSRAGDAAETRPDPAARPSDGEKPREGGEDPLPHAEARGDASYWPCAPEGVAAAEPLEAAHLAEGEEDLFAPAARAAVESGAAEQAEAAAGGEAAPTPAPAACLAICSLTIKSTFAEFVHFVIAGNARGHVFIWQVPSTKLVHFITYPVERFAPETPLLASHFRDVAYSSSASSLSPRDDREIDPERAPAGDIAPRARREQPQRGDGRCGGAEDDATSRRGAERALAGEESCFEGPALRPAGGDLAGDAPWAAEREPFPGGPLIQAVGSVAEIDVSDDTEEEDAVTRGAFGEGGNQKEKRDKDRKKAKKHSKISKLLPATEKSGGRGGAPASDSSHASLPGRAERSRRSGEEDAVSPPLSPSRKGKHTKKSRSAAKSIFSNLGVVNTGKNTLHAEDRAPPPSLSASQSRRDSRCSEAPSVCTLGGAAAVDFEDAPLGGAAPGDGDAIFMVESRPEPVFQTEGEHGARPRRAPGGGSCEGRGERGAGAEAAEKAGGGGGAALEKYDTLNTDTSAAMFSAVEDAEFQSFPLDAASNAPRARREEDIGSEAPEDATPKFAASSWTADAAARRDGALFLGSARRLRAGVAGGERENGSGEAAGAVEKGKRDDRSAGRSAKLHEFHQTGPSLAASSDEEAMEDVSLADSVSLRRGESDSEVSSRLPSAPVRSREITSIEPCGAAEGGEGLPAASEENGETVSAPRGRKDGNGEAGGSDAGAGRLGGCAQGEENKEEEAAPAEAAEQRGEREGSEASSFAARVNGVGEGEGPGDEVQATKLAEDDTNWLDDESDTESSDEASRGTREEADAPLPRTRRSGSSLLHESGRWRRCQEAETVAGAPSASRASQSPSRSRSTSRERRHECAHAMGAFGQEEEATPDGEAPSSRRRSQADPAAFPDDAWPPEFGYAAARGLSREDDSPRRQEPGASCEGDEQKYVGGLLTVAAFDQLWIGYGDGAVAVFALNDYELLQYSKLASPNISRMEFSKYAEVVLILSGNQLVTVWSARTLQCISQIPTWNLTCGMPLAYLYVLEAPEAWESKVTIILAGCMDGSISVRRLETAREGDGMQFVLIRNYVREVEPQVPISAICIDSWLNAAFVGDASGVVFTLPYVFQLLDPNLVPSAALLPPEEARPSSQGSSRASHESATEQRASLS; this is translated from the exons ATGATCTTAGCTCTGCATGAGGGGGCggggcgtcgcgcggcctctgaaGCCTCCGACGAGGcgttcgagggcggcggaagggttcagcgagagctgcaggccttggggcggcgaagcgatgctgcgaccgcggcggaggcgccggccggCGTGGCTCCTGTTGCggacgctgctgctgccgcagcgccctcttcttcttcagcggtTGTTTCTGCGGAGCCTCATGCCCGCCATCGAGAAGACGATCGCGGCAAAGTGCCGCTCAGTCAGGCGCCCTCCAAGTCCgggaagaaggcgggcgGAGGAACTTGGTTCAACTTCCTCTTTGGTAAACTGCGCGGCGTCCACTACAGACATCGAAACGCCATTCAACTCGCGCAGTCCTTCGGAACACCCAACCAGCCTGGGAAACCG GGCCCAGTGATTGGCGTCGTAGTGTGTAAGGGTCCGCGGAACGAGCTGCAGGGCTTGGTggtggcgacgccgcgcgttGTGGAGCGCTACCTGCTCGAcggccgcctgcagcagcgcgtggcgctcCCCGAGCCTCTCACGTGCTTCGTGGGCGGCAGAatcggcggcgtcgggcgcgtgTTGCTCTGTGGGACGCAGGGAGGACGCGTCTTCATCCTCAAGGCAGAAACGTTTGAGCAGCTGCTCGAGCTCGACTGCA GACCCGCGTACGCCGCGGCAGGGATCCCGatcggcgaggaggcggcggatgcctctcgcggcggcttAACGTTCTGCCGGGACTTGCGGTCGCGTGCAggggacgccgcggagactcggCCAGAtccagccgcgcggccgtcagacggcgagaaaccgagggaaggcggcgaggaccctctgccgcacgcagaggcgcggggggACGCCTCGTACTGGCCCTGTGCGCCGGAGGGcgtggccgccgcggagcctctggaggccgcgcacttggcggagggcgaggaagacttGTTCGCccctgctgctcgcgcagcagttgagagcggcgcggcagagcaggcggaggcggcggcaggaggcgaggcggcgccgacgccggcgcccgccgcgtgcctGGCGATCTGTTCGCTCACCATCAAGTCGACGTTTGCTGAGTTCGTGCACTTTGTGATCGCGGGGAATGCGCGCGGCCACGTTTTCATCTGGCAGGTTCCTTCCACGAAACTCGTTCACTTCATCACCTATCCCGTCGAGCGCTTCGCCCCCGAGACGCCACTGCTGGCGTCGCACTTCCGCGACGTCGCCTactcctcttcggcgtcctcgctctcgccgcgcgacgaccgAGAGATCGAC CCGGAACGGGCCCCGGCGGGAGACATCGCGCCGAGAGCCCGGCGCGAGCAGCCCCAGAGGGGTGACGGGCGGTGTGGCGgtgcggaggacgacgcgacgTCGAGGCGAGGGGCTGAAAGAGCTctcgcgggagaggagagtTGCTTCGAAGGCCCTGCTTTGCGGCCGGCAGGGGGGGACTTggcaggagacgcgccgtgggcggcggagagggagccGTTCCCCGGAGGCCCGCTGATTCAGGCCGTCGGGTCGGTAGCAGAGATAGATGTTTCAGATGacacagaagaagaggacgccgtgacgcgcggcgcgttcggcgaaggcggcaaccagaaggagaagcgcgaTAAGGaccggaagaaggcgaagaagcactCCAAAATCTCCAAGTTGCTCCCCGCTACAGAAAAGTCTGGAGGCAGGGGCGGCGCCCCCGCCAGCGACTCGAGCCACGCATCTCTTCCGGGGCGCGCCGAAAGGTCACGGCGCTCGGGTGAGGAGGACGCCGTTTCGCCTCCtttgtcgccctcgcggaaAGGCAAACACACGAAGAAGAGTCGCAGCGCGGCAAAGAGCATCTTCAGCAACCTCGGCGTCGTCAATACAGGCAAGAACACCTTGCACGCTGAAgaccgcgcgcctcctccctctctctccgcgtcgcagtcgcgccgcgacagccggtgcagcgaggcgccgagtgtatgtacactcggtggcgcggccgccgtggaCTTCGAAGACGCCCCCttaggcggcgccgccccaggTGACGGGGACGCGATTTTCATGGTGGAAAGCCGCCCGGAGCCTGTGTTTCAGACCGAAGGCGAGCACggggcgcgcccgcggcgcgcccccgGCGGGGGAAGTTGCGAAGgccgaggagaaagaggcgcaggggcagaggccgctgagaaggccgggggagggggtgggGCTGCGTTGGAGAAGTATGACACGCTCAACACAGACACTTCGGCGGCGATGTTTTCTGCGGTGGAAGATGCGGAGTTTCAGAGTTTTCCTCTCGACGCCGCCTCCAAcgccccgcgcgcgagacgcgaagaagacatcGGCAGCGAGGCTCCGGAGGACGCCACGCCGAAATTtgctgcgtcgtcgtggACGGCTGatgccgcggcgaggcgcgacggcgctctGTTTCTGGGGAgcgctcgtcgtcttcgc GCTGGCGTCGCcggaggggagagagagaacggctcgggagaggcggcgggcgcagtcGAGAAGGGCAAGCGAGACGATCGCTCTGCTGGCCGGTCTGCGAAACTCCACGAATTCCACCAGACGGggccctcgctcgccgcttcCAGCGATGAGGAAGCGATGGAGGACGTGTCGCTGGCGGACTCTGTGAgtctgcgcagaggagagagcgactcGGAGGTCTCTTCGCGGCTTCCCAGCGCACCTGTGCGCTCGCGCGAGATCACCAGCATCGAGCcatgcggcgcagcggaggggggagaaggcctgcctgcggcctccgagGAGAACGGCGAGACGGtttcagcgcctcgcgggaggAAGGACGGAAACGGGgaagcaggaggaagcgacgcgggcgctggTCGGctgggcggctgcgcgcagggggaggaaaacaaagaagaagaggcagcgccggcggaggcagcagaacagcgaggagagagagagggcagcgaAGCGTCGAGCTTTGCGGCGCGCGTGAACGGTGtaggagagggagaaggacCGGGAGATGAAGTCCAAGCAACGAAACTCGCCGAAGACGACACGAACTGGCTGGATGACGAAAGCGACACAGAGAGCTCTGATGAGGCGAGTCGCGGGACCagggaggaagcagacgcgccgcttcctcgcacCCGTCGTTCGGGGTCTTCGCTTCTCCACGAGTcg ggtcgctggcggcgctgccaggAGGCCGAGACAGTCGCAGGCGCTCCAtcagcgtctcgcgcgtcgcagtcgccgtcgcggtcACGCTCCACTTCTCGTGAGCGCCGCCATGAGTGCGCGCATGCGATGGGCGCCTTCGgacaggaggaagaagcgacccccgacggcgaagcgccctcgagtcgccggcgctcgcaggcggatCCGGCGGCCTTCCCCGACGACGCGTGGCCTCCAGAGTTCGGAtatgcggcggcgcggggcttGAGCAGAGAGGACGACTCGCCTCGGAGACAAGAGCCGGGCGCCTcgtgcgagggagacgaacaAAAATACGTTGGTGGACTGCTCACAGTTGCGGCGTTTGATCAACTCTGGATCGGctacggcgacggcgccgtcgcggtctTCGCGCTCAACGACTACGAACTCCTCCAGTACTCCAAGCTCGCCTCTCCGAATATTAGCCGAATGGAGTTCTCGAAATACGCAG AGGTCGTTCTTATCCTGAGCGGCAATCAGCTCGTTACAGTATGGAGTGCACGTACACTCCAGTGCATCAGCCA GATCCCAACATGGAATCTGACGTGCGGCATGCCGCTGGCTTACCTGTATGTGCTCGAGGCTCCTGAGGCCTGGGAGTCGAAGGTGACGATTATTCTCGCG GGCTGCATGGACGGCTCGATCAGCGTGCGGCGTCTTGAAACGGCGCGTGAGGGCGACGGCATGCAGTTCGTCCTCATTCGAAACTACGTCCGAG AGGTGGAGCCTCAGGTGCCGATTAGCGCGATTTGCATCGATTCGTGGCTCAACGCCGCTTTCGTGGGAGACGCGAG CGGCGTCGTGTTCACGTTACCTTACGTATTTCAGTTACTCGATCCGAACTTAGTtccgtctgcggctctcttGCCGCCGGAGGAAGCAAGACCTTCCTCGCAGggctcctcgcgcgcttcgcatGAGTCCGCCACCGAGCAGCGCGCGTCTTTGTCGTGA
- a CDS encoding hypothetical protein (encoded by transcript BESB_045670), with amino-acid sequence MERPAAPPRSLSGASSAVPSPHLPCAPYAPDSSSSVPSSSASAPSAPSAPHVSALPPSNSSPSSLLELLCPRCPFPLSQVSQVSQARSAAARRGSAAACAKRRKFENACAQSPPQGSPPAPSRLPVARLRRLQTLLRLSVVARCMCSANAEAARAAAGEEAQRTRTKKADKRRSEASPGKPGPSAAREPEPKASPLGSASVRCSSPASTALSSRWTSSPASSEPAAEAFRASAAAVRQPVARLKEEALGPAQAGSSRASPPASKSGNSRGHAAAAGANPVRRDLERMPLYFLHPKHRPLALLFRAQRDPEAPLLRPLDFQGGRKQTNGATAGVEEGESEEGGACASDEDGLLRMSEEVTSSSRGTAQRPERRDRGGANALPLSLSHSRASPEEGTSLDDAVRAVLTEENVFPRVADYLRRYFHACGDRRRLTLGLAPLTSPSASAFSASSAPSPQASPARPFAPSGPSPVSVERPAFALLAQPLAREDSRRQSWRRAGLTQPRESLEPCSEPSAAASASQQRGAARPPLASETSPASARHPSFPCEGEERPYFSFDQAARMAPLPQAPESPSVASLLQSIRARVRRGERSALTAQSLLAFLESHAEGEAWQRIAAEYLRAFKPQNEPGAGGLGGQGVPERLDTESQSCLRETPRAADFQQQSLRGAARLPSPPASSSPSVLSAASGSLRRPPDRGASGRRASEPLCSQPLPAACAVLERLREEYRAELEKAVSGGHDPLPGLAAAPCDSARVTGDSAERTHAAPRRSPWEHKDGAARPNGRHRGDGNDAATGAESASQREGEGAEASGSETGRQEEARGREGRPAARGGGAEGVRTEPTNPQRDRAGGERRPESQEGEGDEKARLLDAQVELLLEMYLHTDQLLRQIE; translated from the coding sequence ATGGAGAGGCCGGCTGCACCTCCCCGTTCTCTCTCGggtgcctcgtctgcggtgCCGTCGCCTCACCTCCCTTGCGCTCCGTACGCGCCGGAttcgtcgtcctctgtgccttcttcctcagcctcggcgccctctgcgccctctgcgcctcatGTTTCAGCCTTGCCGCCGTCAAATTCCTCTCCTTCGAGTCTCCTCGAGTTGCTGTGTCCGCGGTGCCCGTTTCCGCTCTCGCAGGTCTCTCAggtctcgcaggcgcgctcagcggcggcgcgcaggggctcagccgccgcgtgcgcgaagcgaagaaaatTCGAGAATGCCTGCGCACAAAGCCCTCCGCAAGGCagcccgcccgcgccttctcgtctcccCGTGgcacgcctccgcagactgcagacgcttctgcgcctctcggtGGTGGCGCGGTGTATGTGCAGCGCgaacgccgaggccgcgcgcgcggcggctggtgaagaggcgcagaggacgcgcaccAAGAAGGCAGACAagcggcggagcgaggcTTCTCCAGGCAAGCCGGGCCCCAGCGCGGCCAGAGAGCCTGAGCCTAAGGCCTCGCCCCTCGGGTCTGCTTCCGTGCGCtgctcctcgcccgcctccaccgccTTGTCCTCCCGATGGActtcctcgccggcctcctccgagcccgctgcagaggccttcagggcctctgcagcagctgtcaGGCAgcctgtcgctcgcctcaAAGAAGAGGCGCTAGGCCCCGCGCAAGCAGGCAGTAGCAGagcctcgccgccagccagTAAGAGCGGAAACAGTCGAGGacacgccgcagcggctggagCGAACCCCGTCCGCAGAGACCTCGAGCGAATGCCTCTGTATTTCCTGCATCCCAAGCATCGCCCGCTCGCCCTGCTGTTTCGAGCCCAACGCGAtccggaggcgccgctgctgcgtccgCTGGATTTTCAGGGCGGAAGAAAACAGACGAacggcgcgacggccggcgtggaggaaggcgagagcgaggaaggaggcgcatgcgcgtcagacgaagacggcctTCTGCGCATGTCTGAGGAGGtcacgtcgtcgtcgcggggGACTGCTCAGCGGCCTGAAAGACGGGATCGCGGCGGTGCGAACGCGTTGcctctatctctctctcactcgcgcgcctctcctgaAGAAGGCACGTCTCTGGATGACGCGGTGCGCGCTGTGCTCACCGAAGAGAATGTCTTTCCTCGCGTCGCGGACTACTTGCGCCGGTATTTTCACGCgtgcggcgaccgccggaGGCTCACGCTTGGGCTTGCTCCTTTGActtcgccctctgcctcggcgttttcggcatcctcggcgccctctccgcaagcctcgcctgcgcggccgttcGCGCCTTCGGGGCCTTCACCTGTCTCTGTGGAGCgccccgccttcgcgctgctcgctcagcctctggcgcgcgaggaTTCTCGGCGACAGTCCTGGCGTCGCGCGGGTctgacgcagccgcgcgagtccCTCGAGCCGTGCTCAGagccttccgccgctgcaAGTGCTTctcagcagcgcggcgcggcgcgacctcCGCTTGCCTCGGAgacctcgcctgcgtctgcgcggcacCCCAGCTTCCCatgcgagggagaagagcgcCCATATTTCTCGTTTGAtcaggcggcgcggatggcgccgctgccgcaggcacCGGAGTCGCCGTCTGTGGCGTCTCTGCTTCAGAGcattcgcgcgcgcgtgaggcgcggcgagcgcagcgccttgaccgcgcagagtctcctcgccttcctcgagtcgcacgccgaaggcgaggcctGGCAGCGTATCGCTGCAGAATATTTGCGCGCCTTCAAGCCACAGAACGAGCCTGGCGCAGGAGGTCTCGGCGGACAGGGCGTCCCTGAGCGCCTCGACACGGAAAGTCAATCCTGTttgcgcgagacgccgcgcgcggctgactTTCAACAGcagtctctccgcggcgccgcgaggcttccttctcctcccgcctcctcgtctccgtctgtgctctccgcggcgtcgggctccctgcgtcgtcctcccgATCGTGGGGCCTctgggaggcgcgcgtcggaGCCGCTTTgctcgcagcctctgccggcggcctgcgcggtgCTGGAGAGACTCAGAGAAGAATAccgcgcggagctcgagaAGGCGGTGTCCGGCGGCCACGACCCGCTGCCTGGCTTGGCAGCAGCACCCTGCGACTCAGCGCGAGTGACTGGAGATAGCGCAGAGAGAActcacgccgcgccgcggcgttcgccATGGGAGCACaaagacggcgccgcgagaccgAACGGGCGCCATCGAGGAGACGGCaacgacgcggcgacaggcgcggagtccgcctcgcagcgagaaggggaaggcgcagaagcaagcggcagcgaaacggggagacaagaagaagcgaggggACGCGAGGGACGGCCGGCTGCTCGTGGCGGAGGGGCGGAAGGGGTGAGGACGGAGCCGACGAATCCGCAGCGGGATCGCGCAggtggagagaggagaccggAGTCGCAGGAgggggaaggcgacgagaaaGCGCGTCTTCTTGATGCCCAAGTCGAGCTTCTTCTCGAGATGTATCTGCACACAGACCAGCTTCTGCGACAGATTGAATAA
- a CDS encoding hypothetical protein (encoded by transcript BESB_045680): protein MALFAGEAPNAAKDDQPLLPHTRKKQATYRQCCCCPLSTGVTLWAVFLIAFSVFLMFEFNIRGAAFTTGAALGLITATLLLCAAGQQNAFIAFVSFYLQIMVYLLWALQMSLTAIALWKLTHRPSNPSPGESESAVSPRVALSEYVVMSDTSIRGSGAKRILTYGQVEVSVASYEAFFCAFYGLQLLLAHFVLSMLWSFYRVLQAGGTGFERKTAEEIEEDALTAQFPNYTEETPR from the coding sequence ATGGCGTTGTTCGCCGGGGAGGCGCCCAacgcggcgaaggacgaCCAGCCTCTTTTGCCGCACACTCGAAAGAAACAGGCTACGTACCGTCAGTGCTGTTGCTGTCCGCTGAGCACAGGTGTGACGCTGTGGGCGGTCTTTCTCATCGcgttctctgtttttctcatGTTTGAATTCAACATCCGCGGTGCTGCCTTCACAACAGGAGCCGCCCTCGGGCTCATCACGGCGacgctccttctctgcgcggctggtCAGCAAAACGCATTCATCGCGTTCGTTTCCTTCTACCTTCAAATCATGGTGTACCTGTTGTGGGCTCTGCAAATGTCGCTCACTGCCATTGCGCTTTGGAAGCTCACCCACCGGCCTTCGAACCCGTCCCCTGGCGAGTCCGAgtccgccgtctcgcctcgcgtggCTCTCAGCGAATACGTCGTCATGAGCGACACTTCGatccgcggcagcggcgcgaagcgCATCCTGACGTACGGCCAAGTCGAAGTGTCTGTGGCGTCCTACGAGGCGTTTTTCTGTGCGTTCTACGGTCTGCAACTCCTGCTTGCTCATTTCGTCTTGAGCATGCTGTGGAGTTTCTACCGCGTGCTGCAAGCTGGCGGGACTGGGTTCGAGCGGAAAACTGCGGAGGAAATCGAAGAAGACGCTCTCACTGCCCAGTTCCCAAACTacacagaggagacgccacgGTGA
- a CDS encoding K+ channel tetramerization domain-containing protein (encoded by transcript BESB_045690), whose amino-acid sequence MEGVSDSSSPPCSFSRCLGASSLSVEACAPPTQAARSKPVNLQTSASSCLPAHKSVDRVVLNVGGRIHETTAETLLSIPESYFSGLLSEGWRAANKACGRDDTIFVDRNGDRFAYVLDFLRDGVLLCPRDKLLLQGLRLEAKFFALEPLLSEVDRLLEQIELEQAARALRKMSVSERSCGGGQGSSAAEGSTSGFSRFSSPAKSRCIPGDGVSEPDSPPVVSVFVPPTPVVLPMHTASVFRAPKDFVSSRCDLGGLHSAIHSLLSRQQPRGRVGAGAPRGL is encoded by the exons ATGGAGGGTGTCTCTgactcgtcttcgcctccttgtTCCTTTTCCCGCTGCTTGGgggcctcctcgctgtctgtGGAAGCCtgtgcgccgccgacgcaggcggcgcgcagcaagCCCGTCAATCTGCAGACTTCTGCCTCGTCCTGCCTCCCTGCCCACAAGTCCGTAGACCGCGTGGTGTTGAATGTGGGCGGCAGGATCCACGAAACCACGGCTGAGACGCTGCTGAGCATTCCAGAGAGCTATTTTTCGGGGCTGCTGTCGGAGGgatggcgcgcggcgaataAGGCTTGCGGGCGAGACGACACGATCTTCGTGGATCGGAATGGAGATCGCTTCGCTTACGTCTTGGATTTTCTGCGCGATGGCGTTCTGCTGTGCCCGAGAGACAAACTGCTGCTTcagggcctgcgcctcgaaGCCAAGTTCTTCGCGCTAGAGCCCCTCCTCTCCGAAGTCGACAGGCTCCTTGAGCAAATCGAACTcgagcaggcggcgcgcgctctccgcaaGATGAGCGTTTCAGAGAG AtcctgcggaggaggccagGGCTCGAGTGCAGCTGAAGGTTCGACGTCAggtttttctcgcttctcgtcgcccgccAAGAGTCGGTGTATTCCAGGAGACGGCGTAAGCGAGCCGGACTCGCCTCCAGTCGTTTCTGTCTTTGTCCCGCCGACGCCAGTCGTTCTTCCCATGCACACAGCAtctgtcttccgcgcgcccAAAGATTTCGTAAGCTCTCGCTGCGATCTTGGCGGCCTCCACAGCGCCATTCACAGTCTCCTGTCTCGCCAGCAGCCCCGGGGGCGTGTCGGCGCAGGGGCTCCCAGAGGACTCTAA
- a CDS encoding K+ channel tetramerization domain-containing protein (encoded by transcript BESB_045700), producing the protein MCQAPPLSALSFQRMFEASLGSPACSRTSSPSGRGSLHNSTDRDGPDRSEEAQRRALINDDPEPPPTFGPGGVAGDSRICLGEKVFRTDADF; encoded by the coding sequence ATGTGCCAAGCGCCGCCTCTTTCTGCGCTCTCTTTTCAGCGTATGTTTGAGGCGTCTTTAGGGAGCCCAGCATGCAGTCGAACCAGCAGCCCGagcggcagaggcagccTTCACAACTCAACTGACAGAGACGGTCCAGATCGCAGTGAAGAGGCTCAACGGCGAGCGCTGATTAACGACGACCCTGAGCCGCCTCCGACTTTTGGGCCTGGCGGCGTTGCTGGCGACTCTCGAATCTGCCTGGGGGAAAAGGTTTTCCGCACTGACGCTGACTTTTGA